ctttttatcaCTTCACTTTTCCAtcttgatcatttataaatgttgtaAAGCAATATTCCAACTACAGATCCTTGGCAATCAGGATGATTAAACTACAGTATGAGGGGATATAAAATGTAAGGGGGAAAATCACCTAGGTAATAAAGGCTCATGGTGCCAGCTCCTAGAtctggttctgactgagctggaggggagagagaaacctGATTTTAAAGACTAGCAaatgaggaagcccataggaattgaataagCTTCCCCTTACCGCACatgaatcactagtgtggctttataaaaggtcCATAGGTAGATGGGCTGCTGTTGGCTTGTTAATGCTTGCTTAACTAAACAAATGTTTAATGTGgcactttgtgtttttttttttttttttttattattatttaaagcaCAGGTAACCTAATTATATGCTAGGATtagaccagtgattcccaaacctggtactGGAGAAACCCCAGCCACTAGGACTTTCAGGATATCTGATTTGCTTGCAGTGGAGGCACTACATGCAatcatgaatagtcattgtggatatcctgaaaatctactactactataaatcacttctgtaGTGCCCCCGACTGTAGGGTTACCTCCAGGACCATATTTGGGGAAACCCTGGATTAGACTGAAAACATTCCCAGTAACCTGAATCTCGCCAATTCAAGTGATTTAAATATGCATTTTAAAGTATGTGGATTAGCATTCTTGTGCAACTGTCCCATTTGAGTGAAGGGGTTGTCAGGATTAATAGCTAATCTTGATCTACACTAATCTTTTATGCAGGCCTCTGCGGAGCTTCTGAAGGAGCATTATATTGATCTGAAGGACAGGCCATTCTATAATGGATTGGTTAAATACATGAGCTCTGGACCAGTTGTGGCTATGGTAAGTGATAATTTTTAGGATTTGTTTGTTACTGGAATGAACTCTAAAACTTTTTCACACTGGATAGCATGGTCTGGTATTCCAGCTCTACAAGTAAGATTCTTCCAAATCCATGACTCAAACATGTTTTGACAACATAGGAAATTTCTTAAGCTGTTAAATCCTGTAATTGAGGGGAGAATTTCCATTAAAGGCAGCAGAGCAGATATGAAGTGTCCCAGCACCCAGGGAACATTTGTCTCTATGGACTTGCTTACTGAATTCTAGCCAAAGCTGATACTGCTTTTCAAGCAGGCTTTTAGCCCCCCTTAATTTAATCTCAACCTGGTTTACGTGTTCTCTGTAGTGCTCCCTCTTCCTTGCCACTTAACTCGTTCATCCCCTCTCAACCCACCCTTTCTCTCATTCCATTGGTGTGAATACTTTTCTAGCTGTATCTCGTGTGCTTTTCCTTTTCTAATCTTTTTGCATTGTTCTAGataattgtacaccaccttgatctGGTGAGTTAGCTGTGGCGGTATAGCAAATCttcaacataaaacaaacatctaGTGGATTGgtcctttcctgccctgaaggactGGGACAAACATCCAAGTCTGTTATGTCCATTTTAACATATATAATTTTTGCTATAGCATTTTCTCTATACCAGTTTGTGGGCTGTCATGAATAAcacctgttggggggaggggggaagagttgGCTGTTTACCACATTAGTTTAGCACCAGATCTTTGTGTGACAGCTCAACTTGTGCTAgttagaggggaagttatcaatgacGGGTTATTTTAGGACAGGGTCCCATTTAATGCAGTGAGACCGTATACGACCATAGCCCATGGTGCCAAATTTGTTTTAGCAAGATAATTGTGCAAGGGTAAGAAACAGGGCTGCTTAACCCAACCTTTTTACCTCTTGTAGGTGTGGGAAGGTCTTAATATAGTGAAGACGGGGAGAATAATGCTTGGTGAAACAAACCCTGCTGATTCCAAGCCTGGCACTATTCGCGGGGACTTCTGCATTCAGGTTGGCAGGTAGGTAGTGCTGAGTCCTGTTCTGTATAGATTGGGTCCTTGCTGGGCTAGCAGCAGTGCCCAGTGCTGACCATGTCAGCATGGATGCAGTGTTCACATTGTAGGGCCAGAGCTCACAAGTTTACAAAAATATCATGTACACTGAACATCTTAtggatttttgtgtgtgtgtgtgggggggggttatACATGGCTATTAACAAAAACCAGGTACTTCTAAAGAAGATTTGTAGGTGTTCTCTAAATGTCTAGCAGACCTTCCTTTAAAGTACGTTTTaatgtttaccccccccccccccccccccacacttatcacattctctggagtTTTCTGGATCGGCTTTAGAATTTTAACCAGAACTTAAATACAATGAATAAAGAACTATCCCAAGTTTTGTGTGAACATGAAGGCCTGGTTATCGGACACTATTGTATTCCTGAATCTTTATTTCAAAACGAGAGTaagcaaatggggggggggggggggggggggggggggaagagggggagatttAATCCATCAAGATGGCTAGTTACGTGAACATTCTTAGCCACATtctgagtttctttttttttttttaatccagctaaATTAGGCAGTAGTATGAAATCACCAGAGTAAGTGGATTTGAACTAGGTAACTCCATTTTTTTAATAACCTTGTTCCCTGCTCAGCTGGGGAGAATCGGCCTGCAGGCTTTTGCTTTGGGAGCTCAAATGGGATCCTTTTGGGGAGGATGGCCTCGTAATCCTTCTGCACTAGTTCACATgtctgcaccatctgctggagaaaaGTCATAGAGCAGAAGGTAGCATCAGCCCTCTATAAAGGAAATGGAGTCGGATCTgagcattttctttcttttttttttttttttctttttttttggtctcTGCTTTCTAGCAGGGGGACAACTCGCTTCTGTATTGGCCTGGCACTGATCAGAAATGTCTTAGTACCTTTTAAGATGTGCCCTAAAGGTGTATATATAATAGCTAGCACAAATGTAGAAACCTGCATCCAGGAAACAGCTAAACATAAATTTTGTTACTGTTGcaaaatgcctagcacccacctggggctaccctgtggccacttagggGCTGTCTCTAGCACAGCTCGGGTCTGCCTGTACCTGCTgctttgtgctctacactagcaccctcctgccactgactgggtcccaactgccccTGGGCAAGTCTTCCATTCTGAAATTATCCtctgtgatttctaggttactgggggccaCAGTTCTAGAAAGCACTCAGACACAATGtacaaaccatcaggattcttagTCTGTCCAGGACATCTGagccaaaataaaaatattgaacagtgcactataaaaacagatggaagattaaaatgttttacctgcatagtagtgcctgggaagtaggaataggacttgatataccgcctttgtctggctttttgcaactacattcaaagcggtttacatagtatatacaggtacttatttgtacctggtgcaatggagggttaagtgacttagtcacaaggagctgcagtggtaatcaagcccagttccccaggatcagtcagctactcctccactcccagtacaggaaatataggtgctcacagggtctcagtaaagaggtctatctctctacttccaaaccaagactgggggggggaggagaatttGAGCTCCAGGGCCAATTGGAGCCCAGAgcaacatcactgcaggttactttctcTTTGTCAAACTAATGAGGAACAGTCATTTTCTCTATAACTTTAAACacaacatgcaccacctgctggccaaactagggagaaatacacttcatgaaatctctctatatataaaaggcacctccaacgttctaattgaagcctccagccggaaacttgaggtggcatagatatccggtttagcaagtacacaaaggaaaagagttgcaagtaaagcaattaactcctgCCACAGGTTTTCTCAGGCACCTGGAGTgattgccctgggtgattaacaaggtcagctggggtgcacagggagggaggggggagtgatgggcccctggcactaaggttgccagatgggcggttttcccacccaattgggcggctttccgcaacccactgcgggaaatttttgaccGCTGcggggttgcggttttttgggcggcttcacGTTCGGTTGGGCGGGTTTTGTTTTCAGCtgcagttttttggggggggggggggggtggagctgtGAACGTCGGGGGCGGGTTAGAACTGGTTTGGGGTGGGGAAAAAttaaatctggcaaccctgcctggcacacactctgattctcatgcATACAGTAtcactgtcacagacacactcgcacccagtcacacacacactctcgcacattccctctctctcatacacactccgaggaaaaccttgctagcgccagtttcatttctcaaacgggccttttttactagtagtcttATTCAATGCAGGAAAATTCAGTTTCATGACAGATTTGGGCATGATGGATGAAAAGAGATCAGTGTGAAGATATGGAACTCTTGCAGCCTTTTTGAGAATTAAACTTATACCTGTGCTTTCTCTAGGAACATCATTCATGGCAGTGACTCTGTGGGAAGTGCTGAGAAGGAGATCAAGCTTTGGTTTAAACCCGAGGAGCTGGTTAACTACTCAAGTTGTGCTCAGGACTGGATATATGAATAGAAATCCCTCCCAAACCATCCTCCAAGCCACTAATGACTGTAAAGGTTCTTCAAAAGCTGTGCGCCTGGGAAGTGTGCATTTGTTTATACTGTCCCACATCAATCACAAATAAGCTATTACTGTCCATCTTGGTATTTGGTATAAACTGATCAGTGTTAAAAACCTGCTGTCAGCCTTAATAAAGGTGATTGAAGTGACATTTTAGTGTTGATGTTTGCTGCTTGGTGGGCAGGGGAAGGTTGGGAAAATGGTTGAGGTCCTTGCCAATAGCGTAACGCTGgggaggattaaaaaaaaaagtggggcaAGCCTCTAGATTACCCATGCTTTACTATCAACTATTTCAaactcccctctccagtcggttcaaaactctgctgcccgtctcatcttccgccagggtcgctttactcatactacccctctcctcaagacccttcactggctccctatccgttttcgcatcctgttcaaacttcttctactaacctataaatgtattcactctgctgctccccagtatctctccacactcgtccttccctacaccccttcccgtgcactccgctccatggataaatccttcttatctgttcccttctccactactgccaactccagacttcgcgccttctatctcgctgcaccctacgcctggaataaacttcctgagcccctacgtcttgccccatccttggccacctttaaatctagactgaaaactcacctctttaacattgcttttgactcgtaaccactcgcctccacctaccctcctctcttccttcccgttcacattaattgatttgatttgcttactttatttattttttgtctattagattgtaagctctttgagcagggactgtctttcttctatgtttgtacagcgctgcgtatgccttgtagcgctatagaaatgctaaatagtagtagtagtagtagtattcatctAGGAAGCCTTTTACTatggcatgtaggtgcctatgcatatCTAGCACATGCCAAATTGCAACTActacccagctaccgtgtgccctgcgtgataattccatttttgatgtgtcCAAAACGGTAAATATATTCTATTTTTACCACATGATGCTTAATtgctggtaattggcagtttacatgTGCTAGCTGCATACAacacggttagcgcatgagaccagTGGCTGGAAGGCCAAGaatggacacatgctggttttaattttgctgcatgtccatttttggccgccacttttttttcccccaggagcaattaaaaaaaatttaatgcatCCGGAACACACGTCTACACACCAGTGCAGGCCCTTTTTTAGGCATACCTTGCAGCCCCCTACTTTGTCTTCAGTAAATATCTTCTCCCCCTGCCTGTCAGAACTGGTGCAAGTATattacttgccctgtccttttaatTAACTTCTAGGCCTCTTTTCCGTTTTATTAGTTATGGTCTGTCTCACTCTAATCTTGTATAAAAACGCTCAACTGTGCACACATGCCAGGTCTGAGTTTGGTTGTTGCCTCATCACTTTGCTTTAACTACAGGTGTTATCCCCACTAGTTGAGTGTCTAATCATTAAGCTGGCCCTGCACCTTCCTTTCCCTTATCTGGTCCTTACAAATCCCTTTTCCTTGTGATGAAACAGTCCAGCTcatgttacatttgcatcccacattttcccacctttttgcaggctcaatgtggcttacatataaccgttgaCGATGTTAGCTGATTACAGTTTGAACAAATAACATAgtatgaatacaaagtgataatgaggtatatgtatggtaggaaacagttggggggaacttagagaaggaaagggggaagaagagtcaggtaatgtccgttgcagtctttggttatgttgtgtcgcaagtgaccggtatttttatggtgggtcagtggggtatgcttgGGGGACGGGGGGCTACCCTGCTGCCACCGCCTAGTACCAGTGCTCGCCAAATACTCCATCTCAAATGCTGGTAAATTGTAATGGATAGTGATCCTAGTTATATTGTACTATGTGAGCTTTGCCAAGTACCTCATTCAAAAGTACATGGTTTTAACA
This is a stretch of genomic DNA from Microcaecilia unicolor chromosome 6, aMicUni1.1, whole genome shotgun sequence. It encodes these proteins:
- the LOC115473422 gene encoding nucleoside diphosphate kinase A, which produces MAANKERTFIAIKPDGVQRGLIGDVIKRFEQKGFRLVAMKFIQASAELLKEHYIDLKDRPFYNGLVKYMSSGPVVAMVWEGLNIVKTGRIMLGETNPADSKPGTIRGDFCIQVGRNIIHGSDSVGSAEKEIKLWFKPEELVNYSSCAQDWIYE